In Stanieria sp. NIES-3757, the DNA window AAATAATTATAGTGAATAAATAATAAATGATTAGATATGGATTTTAATCCTCACCCAGATACAAATTTTTGGGAAATTACTTGTGGGGTAATTACTATCAGCGATACTCGTACTAGTGAAACTGATCGCAGTGGACAAATTATTCGGCAACTTTTGTTTGATTCTGGTTATCAGGTGGGAGCATATCAAATTGTTAAAGATGAGCCAGAGCAAATTATTTCCCAGTTAACTCAATTGAGTGATCGCGATGATTTAGCTGCTTTAATCTTTAATGGTGGGACAGGAATTGCCCCTAGAGATACTACCTATGAGGCGATCGCAAATCGTTTAGAAAAGACTTTACCAGGATTTGGAGAGTTGTTTCGTTGGTTGAGTTATCAAGAAATTGGTTCAAGAGCGATCGCTTCAAGAGCGATTGCAGGAATATATCAACAAAAGCTGATTTTTTCGTTGCCTGGTTCGTCTAATGCGGTTCGACTGGCGATGTCTAAGTTGATTTTGCCTGAATTAACTCATTTAGTGAAACAATTACAAGGCAAATCATAAAATAACCTTTCGATACAGTTTAGATTTGGGTTTTATTTTTACAATACGGTTGTTATTTTTCTTAGTCTTTTGTTTTTTGTTATTAGTCATTAGCGATCGGTTAATGGTTAACTTAAAATGCTGGCTGTCAAAGTTTATGCCAAACTGACAAGCTAAACAGCAAATCACAAGTAATAACTCTTCAATCAAAAATTTAATTCGATCGATGGTAAATTTAAACCCCAGTGCTAGCTATAGTTTAACGGTTCAACTTGAAATTCCTAATCGTCCGGGGGCTTTGGCTTCCGTCATGAGTGCGATCGCTTCAGTGGGAGGAAGTTTAGGAGATATTTCTCTGTTGCAGCGTAATTTGAAATATACTCAACGCGAATTAAGTATCGATGCTTCTAGTAGCGAACACGCAGATAAAATTATTCACGCCATTGAAGCTTTACCGAGTGTGAAGGTAATTAGCTATTGCGATCGCACTTTTGCGATCCATCAAGGGGGAAAAATTTCGATTGTGAGTAAATTACCCCTCAAGTCGCAATCAGATTTGGCAATGGCTTACACTCCTGGAGTTGGTAGAATTTGTCGAGCGATCGCAGATGAACCAGAACAAGTTTATTCTTTAACCATCAAAGGCAATACCGTTGCTGTGGTAACTGATGGTAGTGCCGTCTTAGGATTGGGGAATTTAGGCCCGGAAGCTGCCTTACCTGTAATGGAAGGAAAAGCTTTACTCTTTAAAGAATTTGCCAAGATTGATGCCTTTCCTATCTGTTTAAATACTCAAGATCCAGAAAAAATTATTGAAGCAGTTAAAAATATTGCTCCTGTATTCGGTGGGATCAATTTAGAAGATATTGCTGCACCTCGTTGTTTTGAAATTGAACAAAGATTACGACAAGAATTAGATATTCCTGTATTTCACGACGATCAACACGGTACGGCGATTGTCAGTTTAGCAGCTTTGTATAACGCTTTAACATTAGTCGGAAAAACCCTCGAAGAAATCAAGATTGTCATTAATGGTGCGGGGGCTGCCGGAATTGCGATCGCAAACTTATTAAAAAAAGCTGGAGCAACTACTATTTTGCTCTGTGATTCTAAAGGTATTATTTCCGAACAAAGAAACGATCTTAGTGAGCAAAAAAAAGCCTTTGCCGTTGCTGCTAGTGGTACTTTAGCCGATGCAATGCAAGAAGCAGACGTTTTCCTCGGTGTCAGTGCGCCTGGGGTAGTCACTCCAGAAATGGTTAAAACCATGGCATCCCAGCCAATTGTGATGGCAATGGCTAATCCGATTCCTGAAATACAGCCAGAATTAATTTATGATGATGTAGCTGTCATGGCAACGGGAAGAAGTGATTATCCCAATCAAATTAATAATGTTTTAGCTTTTCCTGGGGTATTTCGGGGGGCATTAGATTGCCGAGCTTCAGCTATAACGATTAATATGTATCTGGAAGCAGCAAAAGCGATCGCTGCTTTAATTAATTCGGAAGATTTAGACCGAGAACATATTATTCCCTCTGTCTTCGATCCTAGAGTTGCCGAGGCTGTCGCCAGTGCCGTCAGACAAGCAGCTTTACAAGATGGAGTTGCCCGTAAATAGGGAACTTCCCAGGGGGAATTGCCGACCATTAAATCCACAATCCCCCAATTCGATTATGGATGATATTCCAGAAGCAATTCGAGAAAAAGTAGACTCACAAAAGCCTACAACCATACCTTTAAATATAATTTTAGCTGGAATTTTTAGTTTAGGCGCGATCGCCTTACTAATAAGTTTTTTCATGCTTCGTTCTACTGGTGAAGTTGAGAGCAAAACACCAACTCCCCCTACTGTGCCACCCTCAGTAGCGACACCACCTGCCAAACCCAAACCCGCTCCACAACCTGCTTCTGAAGAAGAAAAGCTCGATAATGTACTTGGACATTTACCTTATCAGGAAATTGCCCCTGCCGAACTAACTCCCATTACTGCCGATGGCAGAATTCGTCTAGAGCGAAAAGCAGCCAAAAAATTTATCGAAATGCAGTCAGCAGCAGCAGCAGCAGGGATTATTTTAACGCCCATTTCTGGTTTTCGTTCTGTTTCCGAGCAAGATTACTTGTTTTTTGGGGTTAAAGCCGAAAGAAGTCAAAATACTAGCAAAAGAGCAGAAGTTAGTGCGCCTCCTGGCTACAGTGAACATCACACGGGTTATGCTGTCGACATCGGTGATGGTAAAGTACCTGCAACTAATGTCAGTCCTGACTTTGAAAATACGGCTGCCTTTAAATGGTTACAAAATAATGCGCCTCGCTATAGTTATGAGTTATCTTTTCCTCGTAACAATCCTCAAGGAATTAGTTACGAACCTTGGCATTGGCGTTACGTTGGCGATCGCAAAAGCTTAGAAACTTTTTATAAAGCTCGTAACCTCAATCAGTCTGCTAATTAATTATTAAATTTGACTCTTAAATTTATGACAGCAATTGAAGAATTTAAAGCAAAAATTAAGGCTGGAGAAGTATTTGATGCGCTGACTCTGGCAATGAGTGAAGCGATTGAGTTAAAAATTACTACTTGGGTATCTTCTTCAACAATGGATTTTCCAGAAGATGAACCCCAACCTGGTTATCGTTTGCGAACCAGCATCAACTTGGTAGATGGCAAAGTTGAAAACGAAATCGGTAGTGAATTTATTGGCAATGCTGATTATGAAGCAATCCAACAATTACATTTAGAACAAGTTAAACAAGGAAGAGAAATTTTACTGAAAAATCTGG includes these proteins:
- a CDS encoding peptidase M15B and M15C DD-carboxypeptidase VanY/endolysin, encoding MDDIPEAIREKVDSQKPTTIPLNIILAGIFSLGAIALLISFFMLRSTGEVESKTPTPPTVPPSVATPPAKPKPAPQPASEEEKLDNVLGHLPYQEIAPAELTPITADGRIRLERKAAKKFIEMQSAAAAAGIILTPISGFRSVSEQDYLFFGVKAERSQNTSKRAEVSAPPGYSEHHTGYAVDIGDGKVPATNVSPDFENTAAFKWLQNNAPRYSYELSFPRNNPQGISYEPWHWRYVGDRKSLETFYKARNLNQSAN
- a CDS encoding molybdenum cofactor synthesis domain-containing protein — protein: MDFNPHPDTNFWEITCGVITISDTRTSETDRSGQIIRQLLFDSGYQVGAYQIVKDEPEQIISQLTQLSDRDDLAALIFNGGTGIAPRDTTYEAIANRLEKTLPGFGELFRWLSYQEIGSRAIASRAIAGIYQQKLIFSLPGSSNAVRLAMSKLILPELTHLVKQLQGKS
- a CDS encoding malic oxidoreductase is translated as MVNLNPSASYSLTVQLEIPNRPGALASVMSAIASVGGSLGDISLLQRNLKYTQRELSIDASSSEHADKIIHAIEALPSVKVISYCDRTFAIHQGGKISIVSKLPLKSQSDLAMAYTPGVGRICRAIADEPEQVYSLTIKGNTVAVVTDGSAVLGLGNLGPEAALPVMEGKALLFKEFAKIDAFPICLNTQDPEKIIEAVKNIAPVFGGINLEDIAAPRCFEIEQRLRQELDIPVFHDDQHGTAIVSLAALYNALTLVGKTLEEIKIVINGAGAAGIAIANLLKKAGATTILLCDSKGIISEQRNDLSEQKKAFAVAASGTLADAMQEADVFLGVSAPGVVTPEMVKTMASQPIVMAMANPIPEIQPELIYDDVAVMATGRSDYPNQINNVLAFPGVFRGALDCRASAITINMYLEAAKAIAALINSEDLDREHIIPSVFDPRVAEAVASAVRQAALQDGVARK